The Enterococcus sp. 7F3_DIV0205 genome has a window encoding:
- the purQ gene encoding phosphoribosylformylglycinamidine synthase subunit PurQ codes for MKFAVVVFPGSNCDMDLLWAVKNILGQDAEYVRHDADSLAGFDGVLIPGGFSYGDYLRCGAIARFSKIISEVIRFADEGKPVFGTCNGFQILVEAGLLPGVLLRNESLHFVCKTVRLNVVNHQTNFTSEYQQEEVIQLPIAHGEGNYYCDEKTLEQLKANQQIVFTYADENPNGSLEKIAGIINEKGNVLGMMPHPERAVESLLGSDDGLRFFKSIIKNYGKVRTNA; via the coding sequence ATGAAGTTTGCAGTGGTTGTTTTTCCAGGATCAAACTGTGATATGGATCTTCTATGGGCGGTCAAAAATATTTTAGGTCAAGATGCTGAATATGTGCGACATGACGCAGACAGTTTAGCAGGATTTGATGGGGTTTTGATCCCTGGTGGTTTTTCATATGGGGATTATTTGAGGTGTGGTGCAATTGCCCGATTTTCAAAAATCATTAGTGAAGTGATTCGCTTCGCAGATGAAGGAAAACCTGTGTTTGGTACTTGCAATGGGTTTCAAATACTAGTTGAAGCAGGTCTTTTGCCAGGGGTATTGCTTAGAAATGAGTCGCTTCATTTTGTTTGTAAAACGGTTCGGTTAAACGTTGTTAATCATCAAACTAATTTTACTTCAGAATACCAACAAGAGGAAGTAATCCAACTGCCTATTGCACATGGAGAAGGGAATTACTATTGTGATGAGAAAACTCTTGAACAGTTAAAAGCCAACCAACAAATTGTTTTTACTTACGCTGATGAAAATCCCAATGGTAGTCTGGAAAAAATCGCAGGAATTATCAATGAAAAAGGCAATGTATTAGGAATGATGCCGCACCCAGAACGTGCAGTAGAAAGTTTATTAGGATCTGATGATGGATTGCGCTTTTTCAAATCGATTATAAAAAACTATGGAAAGGTTAGGACAAACGCATGA
- a CDS encoding glycoside hydrolase family 73 protein, with protein MNSSRYKKKKMRKTNLPTLFAGLLIVGVAFIFSINVLSDSSKTEEESTQQNEQVSKEQFIDRISPHAKELQASYGVLPSIIIGQGILESNWGQSTLASKYNNLFGIKAYGDQKKINLETREYINEEWIVIQGDFRVYDTWEESMDDHTRLFVNGVTWNPRLYEHVLLAKNYKQAARALQDAGYATDPTYADKVIHVIESYDLNQYDH; from the coding sequence ATGAATAGTTCAAGGTATAAGAAGAAAAAAATGAGAAAAACCAATTTACCAACACTTTTTGCAGGTTTGTTGATTGTTGGTGTGGCGTTTATTTTTTCAATCAATGTGTTATCAGATAGTTCGAAAACAGAGGAAGAATCTACTCAACAAAATGAACAAGTTTCAAAAGAACAGTTTATTGATAGAATCAGTCCTCATGCAAAAGAACTGCAAGCGTCTTATGGCGTTTTACCTAGTATTATCATCGGTCAAGGGATTTTGGAGTCAAATTGGGGACAGAGTACTCTTGCATCGAAATATAATAATTTATTTGGAATCAAGGCTTATGGGGATCAAAAAAAGATCAATCTTGAAACTCGTGAATATATCAATGAAGAATGGATTGTTATTCAAGGAGATTTTCGAGTATACGATACGTGGGAAGAATCAATGGACGATCATACACGTTTGTTTGTTAATGGTGTAACCTGGAATCCGCGTCTGTATGAACATGTTCTTTTGGCAAAAAACTATAAGCAAGCTGCACGCGCTTTACAAGATGCGGGGTATGCAACAGATCCAACGTATGCGGATAAGGTGATTCATGTAATCGAAAGTTATGATCTTAACCAATACGATCATTGA
- the purE gene encoding 5-(carboxyamino)imidazole ribonucleotide mutase, giving the protein MSVVVSVVMGSASDWETMKHACDCLEEFGISYEKKVVSAHRTPDYMFEFAEQSRDRGLKVIIAGAGGAAHLPGMIAAKTTLPVIGVPIQSKALNGLDSLLSIVQMPSGVPVATTAIGKAGAANAGLLAVRMLSMYDVELAGKLDARRKFLEETVMESSDELE; this is encoded by the coding sequence ATGTCTGTCGTAGTTTCAGTAGTTATGGGAAGTGCATCTGATTGGGAAACGATGAAACATGCATGTGATTGTCTGGAAGAATTTGGGATTTCATATGAAAAAAAAGTAGTATCGGCACATCGCACTCCTGATTATATGTTTGAATTTGCAGAACAATCTCGTGACCGTGGGTTGAAAGTGATAATTGCAGGTGCTGGAGGTGCGGCGCATTTACCTGGAATGATCGCTGCAAAAACAACTTTACCAGTGATTGGTGTCCCAATCCAATCGAAAGCATTGAATGGGTTAGATTCGTTACTGTCTATCGTTCAAATGCCTAGTGGAGTTCCAGTTGCGACTACAGCAATTGGAAAAGCTGGTGCAGCGAACGCCGGACTACTTGCAGTTCGGATGCTTTCCATGTATGATGTAGAGTTAGCAGGGAAATTAGACGCACGGCGTAAATTTCTTGAAGAAACTGTGATGGAAAGTAGTGATGAACTTGAATAA
- the purB gene encoding adenylosuccinate lyase, translating to MIDRYTRPEMGAIWTDENRYNAWLEVEILADEAWAELGDIPKEDVQKIRDNASFDVARILEIEAETRHDVVAFTRAVSESLGEERKWVHYGLTSTDVVDTAYGYLLKQANDILREDLKKFTEIIGEKAKEHKHTVMMGRTHGVHAEPTTFGLKLALWYSEMKRNVERFEHAAKGVEAGKISGAVGTFANISPFVEEYVCEHLGIRAQEISTQVLPRDLHAEYLSSMALVATSIEKFATEIRGLQKSETREVEEFFAKGQKGSSAMPHKRNPIGSENMTGLARVIRGHMVTAYENVTLWHERDISHSSAERIIIPDTTILLDYMLNRFSTIVKNLTVFPENMKRNMDATYGLIYSQRVLLKLIDHGMAREAAYDIVQPKTAYAWDHQTAFRPLLEADEKITSILSKEELDDAFDYNYHLKNVDIIFERVGLA from the coding sequence ATGATCGATCGTTATACACGACCTGAAATGGGTGCTATTTGGACAGATGAAAACCGCTACAACGCTTGGTTAGAAGTAGAAATTTTGGCTGATGAAGCTTGGGCAGAATTAGGGGATATCCCTAAAGAGGATGTACAAAAAATTCGGGACAATGCATCATTTGACGTAGCACGAATTTTAGAAATAGAAGCTGAAACTCGACACGACGTGGTTGCATTCACTCGTGCTGTATCAGAAAGCTTAGGCGAAGAACGTAAATGGGTTCACTATGGCCTAACAAGTACAGATGTAGTTGATACGGCTTATGGCTATTTACTAAAACAAGCTAATGATATTTTGCGAGAAGATTTAAAGAAATTCACTGAAATTATTGGTGAAAAGGCAAAAGAACATAAGCATACAGTTATGATGGGGCGTACTCATGGTGTTCATGCTGAGCCTACTACATTTGGCTTGAAGTTGGCGCTATGGTATTCAGAAATGAAAAGAAATGTTGAACGTTTTGAACATGCAGCAAAAGGTGTGGAAGCTGGGAAAATCAGTGGAGCAGTGGGCACTTTTGCGAATATCTCTCCTTTCGTTGAAGAATACGTTTGTGAACATTTGGGAATTAGAGCACAAGAAATTTCTACACAAGTTTTACCTCGTGATTTGCATGCAGAATATTTGTCATCAATGGCATTAGTGGCAACAAGTATTGAAAAATTTGCTACAGAAATTCGTGGTTTGCAAAAATCAGAAACTAGAGAAGTAGAAGAGTTCTTTGCGAAAGGTCAAAAAGGTTCATCTGCAATGCCGCATAAACGTAATCCAATCGGTTCCGAAAATATGACAGGTCTTGCTCGTGTTATTCGTGGACATATGGTGACAGCTTATGAAAATGTAACATTGTGGCATGAACGTGATATTTCGCATTCTTCAGCTGAAAGGATCATTATTCCAGATACAACGATTTTACTTGATTATATGTTGAATCGATTCTCTACTATTGTAAAAAATCTAACTGTATTTCCTGAAAATATGAAACGAAATATGGATGCGACATATGGCTTGATTTATAGTCAACGAGTTTTATTGAAGTTGATTGATCATGGGATGGCAAGAGAAGCAGCGTACGATATAGTACAGCCGAAGACCGCCTATGCTTGGGATCATCAGACCGCCTTTAGGCCATTACTTGAAGCGGATGAAAAAATCACTTCGATTTTATCTAAAGAAGAATTAGATGATGCTTTTGATTATAATTACCATTTAAAGAATGTGGATATCATTTTTGAACGAGTAGGGTTAGCTTAG
- a CDS encoding hydrolase has translation MSEKWVPEIVTPLKQDIVQVPKVIAQASGIRIFGKKIKSIIFTTDIAIIRNTDANAVIAVYPFTPHPAITKSIIEAADIPVFSGVGGGLTQGQRSAYMSLFAEAQGSIGVVLNGPTPVETVEMVCEVVDIPVVSTVTSIHTPIDEKIAAGVTMINISAGKDTAKTVKFFRENYPELPIIATGGPTDESITETIEAGANAITYTPPSNGDLFSHKMDKYRNLEKKNDI, from the coding sequence ATGAGTGAAAAGTGGGTGCCGGAAATTGTTACGCCTTTAAAACAGGATATTGTTCAAGTGCCGAAAGTTATTGCACAAGCGAGCGGAATCCGAATATTTGGGAAAAAAATCAAATCAATTATTTTTACAACTGATATTGCTATTATTCGAAATACAGATGCAAATGCAGTGATTGCTGTTTATCCGTTTACACCTCATCCGGCTATAACTAAAAGTATAATCGAGGCCGCTGATATTCCTGTTTTTTCAGGTGTTGGAGGTGGTTTGACCCAAGGACAACGTTCTGCTTATATGAGTTTGTTTGCAGAAGCACAAGGCTCGATCGGTGTTGTATTAAATGGTCCAACTCCTGTTGAAACAGTTGAGATGGTGTGCGAAGTTGTTGATATTCCAGTGGTCAGCACTGTAACGTCTATTCATACGCCGATTGATGAAAAAATAGCAGCTGGTGTTACGATGATCAATATCAGCGCTGGCAAAGATACTGCCAAGACAGTTAAATTTTTCCGTGAGAATTATCCGGAATTACCGATTATTGCAACAGGTGGTCCAACGGATGAGTCAATTACGGAAACAATTGAAGCAGGAGCTAACGCGATCACCTATACACCGCCAAGTAATGGAGACCTTTTTAGCCATAAAATGGACAAATATAGAAATCTTGAAAAAAAGAATGACATTTAA
- a CDS encoding inorganic pyrophosphatase: MKKLKVKVTVDRPVGYKDSFGNVYPINYGYIEGVIGGDEEEQDAYILNVPSEKMSTFIGIVTAIIHRHDDNETKWIVIPDNTLISKKQIIEQTYFIEQHFDSYVVML; the protein is encoded by the coding sequence ATGAAAAAATTAAAAGTAAAAGTGACAGTAGATCGACCTGTTGGCTACAAAGATTCTTTTGGAAATGTCTATCCAATCAACTATGGATACATTGAAGGAGTAATTGGAGGAGATGAGGAAGAACAAGATGCTTATATTTTGAATGTCCCTTCCGAAAAAATGAGCACATTTATTGGTATTGTGACAGCCATTATCCATAGACATGATGATAACGAAACAAAATGGATCGTAATTCCTGATAATACACTAATTTCTAAAAAACAAATTATCGAGCAAACGTATTTTATAGAACAACATTTCGATAGCTATGTAGTGATGCTGTGA
- a CDS encoding nucleobase:cation symporter-2 family protein, with translation MYAGAVAVPLLIGTGLNFNSEQMTYLISIDIFMCGIATLLQLTVNKFFGIGLPVVLGCAIQAVAPLIMIGSDKGVGAIYGSIIASGIFVVLVSGIFSKIKKLFPPLVTGTVITVIGLTLIPVAVEKMGGGLATAPNFGDRTNLLLAFITIGLIIVIQVWGRGFIKSIAVLVGLVGGTILAALLGQVDLTPVGEATWFHFPQPFYFGTPTFDLSSIVLMIIISIVSMVESTGVYFALGDITGKHIGEEELKKGYRAEGLAVILGGIFNTFPYTGFSQNVGLVQLSGIKTRRPIYYSAFFLIALGLLPKVGAIAQIIPEPVLGGGMLVMFGMVAVQGMRMLSKVDYHNDKNLLIIAISIGFGLGFNMLPTLFQQMPETVRMFTGNGIVMSSLTAIILNLLFNGLKNEEQA, from the coding sequence ATGTATGCTGGAGCTGTGGCGGTTCCTTTACTTATAGGAACTGGTTTAAATTTTAATTCAGAGCAAATGACTTATTTGATTTCCATTGATATTTTTATGTGCGGGATTGCAACTTTATTACAGTTGACCGTCAATAAATTTTTCGGTATTGGGTTACCTGTAGTGCTTGGTTGTGCGATTCAAGCGGTCGCACCATTGATCATGATCGGTAGTGATAAGGGTGTTGGTGCAATTTATGGCTCAATCATTGCTTCAGGGATTTTTGTTGTGCTAGTGTCTGGTATATTTTCAAAAATCAAAAAACTGTTTCCTCCATTGGTGACAGGGACTGTAATCACTGTGATTGGTTTGACATTAATCCCAGTAGCGGTTGAAAAAATGGGTGGCGGACTAGCGACAGCTCCTAATTTTGGTGACAGAACGAATTTGCTGTTAGCGTTTATAACAATCGGATTAATTATTGTCATACAAGTTTGGGGAAGAGGATTTATAAAGTCGATTGCGGTTTTGGTCGGGTTAGTCGGCGGTACAATTCTCGCGGCTTTGTTAGGACAAGTGGATTTGACACCAGTTGGAGAAGCGACATGGTTCCATTTTCCTCAACCTTTTTATTTTGGTACGCCAACATTTGATCTATCATCAATCGTATTGATGATCATCATTTCAATTGTCAGTATGGTAGAGTCAACAGGTGTGTATTTTGCCTTAGGAGACATCACGGGTAAACATATTGGTGAAGAAGAATTAAAAAAAGGTTATCGAGCAGAAGGATTAGCAGTTATTTTAGGTGGTATTTTTAATACATTCCCGTATACTGGTTTTTCTCAAAACGTTGGGTTGGTCCAACTTTCTGGCATCAAAACAAGAAGACCGATTTATTATTCAGCGTTTTTCTTGATCGCTTTAGGACTATTACCAAAGGTCGGGGCAATTGCTCAAATTATTCCTGAGCCTGTATTAGGTGGGGGAATGTTAGTGATGTTTGGAATGGTAGCTGTTCAAGGAATGCGCATGTTATCAAAAGTCGATTACCATAATGATAAAAACTTATTGATTATTGCGATTTCAATTGGTTTTGGATTAGGATTTAATATGCTTCCGACATTATTCCAGCAAATGCCGGAAACAGTTAGAATGTTCACTGGAAACGGAATTGTTATGAGTAGTTTAACAGCGATTATTTTAAATTTATTGTTTAATGGTTTAAAAAATGAAGAACAGGCTTAA
- a CDS encoding Gfo/Idh/MocA family protein, with amino-acid sequence MKRYNWGIVGLGDIATSFAESFQQENSHITAVASRTLSKAETFAKEHNIQAAYGSFDELLADEAIDIVYIAVPNRQHIEHILKALEAGKHVLCEKAITMNSQELAKAMKLAEEKELILAEAMTIFNMPLYHELRSQIDSKRFGKLKMIQAPFGSYKEPDPTNRFFNPDLAGGALLDIGTYAVSFARWFLTAQPTVMASIMQPFSTGVDEQSATILQNQAQELATISLSFQAKMPKQGIVAFEEAYIVINDYPRADEAKIFFNDGTVETIVSGDSNQALNYEITNMVKMIEGEKPNRSLFLTKDVIDLLDQMQQNWNTNGNI; translated from the coding sequence ATGAAACGTTATAATTGGGGCATAGTCGGCCTTGGAGATATCGCAACTAGTTTTGCTGAAAGCTTTCAACAAGAAAATAGTCACATAACAGCCGTTGCCTCCAGAACATTATCTAAAGCTGAAACCTTTGCCAAAGAACACAATATTCAAGCGGCATATGGCTCATTTGACGAGCTATTAGCTGATGAAGCGATCGATATCGTTTATATTGCTGTTCCAAACAGACAACATATCGAACATATTTTAAAAGCATTAGAAGCAGGCAAACATGTCCTTTGTGAAAAAGCTATTACAATGAATAGTCAAGAATTAGCTAAAGCAATGAAACTAGCCGAAGAAAAAGAATTGATTTTAGCTGAGGCGATGACGATTTTTAACATGCCTTTATATCATGAATTACGAAGTCAGATAGATTCTAAACGTTTTGGTAAATTAAAAATGATTCAAGCACCTTTTGGTAGCTATAAAGAACCCGACCCAACAAACCGTTTTTTTAACCCCGATTTAGCTGGGGGCGCTCTTTTAGATATTGGGACTTATGCGGTTTCCTTTGCTCGATGGTTTCTCACCGCTCAACCAACAGTTATGGCTTCTATCATGCAGCCATTCTCAACTGGTGTAGATGAACAATCAGCAACTATTCTTCAAAATCAAGCACAAGAATTGGCTACGATTTCTTTGAGTTTCCAAGCAAAAATGCCTAAACAAGGAATTGTTGCTTTTGAAGAAGCCTACATCGTGATCAATGACTATCCACGAGCAGATGAAGCTAAAATCTTTTTTAATGATGGTACGGTAGAGACAATCGTTTCTGGCGACAGTAATCAAGCATTGAATTATGAAATCACCAATATGGTTAAAATGATCGAAGGAGAAAAACCAAACCGTTCGTTATTTTTAACAAAAGATGTGATTGATCTTCTGGATCAAATGCAGCAAAATTGGAATACGAACGGAAATATTTAA
- a CDS encoding xanthine phosphoribosyltransferase, with protein MEELVQRIKEDGRVLGEGVLKVDSFVTHQVDPDLMEAIGYRFAEVFAQAGITKVVTIEASGIAPALFAAKKLEVPMIFARKAKSLTMDEELLTASVYSFTKQVTSQISISRKFLSSEDKVLIIDDFLANGQAAKGLVELCQQAGAQVDGIGIVIEKSFQDGRDLLEEMGMRVVSLARIASLKNGEVEFLEGDA; from the coding sequence ATGGAAGAATTAGTACAACGAATCAAAGAGGATGGACGTGTTTTAGGGGAAGGTGTCTTAAAAGTAGATAGTTTCGTTACTCATCAAGTTGATCCTGATTTAATGGAGGCTATCGGCTATCGTTTTGCAGAAGTTTTTGCACAGGCTGGTATTACTAAAGTTGTGACAATTGAAGCGTCTGGAATCGCACCAGCTCTTTTTGCGGCGAAAAAATTGGAAGTACCGATGATTTTTGCTCGTAAGGCTAAGAGTTTGACGATGGATGAAGAGTTATTGACAGCATCTGTTTATTCGTTTACTAAACAAGTAACAAGTCAAATATCTATTTCAAGAAAATTTTTATCAAGTGAAGATAAAGTGTTGATCATTGATGACTTTTTAGCGAATGGTCAAGCTGCAAAAGGATTAGTTGAGCTATGTCAGCAGGCTGGTGCACAAGTGGATGGGATTGGTATCGTTATTGAGAAGTCTTTCCAAGATGGTCGGGACTTATTAGAAGAAATGGGGATGCGTGTTGTTTCATTAGCGCGTATTGCTTCATTGAAAAATGGAGAAGTTGAATTTCTTGAGGGGGATGCATAA
- the purS gene encoding phosphoribosylformylglycinamidine synthase subunit PurS has product MFDVKVYVTYKDSVLDPQGEAVKGAVHRLGFSEIDEIRIGKYFEIKVRKSARPVETVIEEICDKLLANVNMETYRYEIGEEV; this is encoded by the coding sequence ATGTTTGATGTAAAAGTGTATGTTACGTATAAAGATTCTGTTTTAGATCCACAAGGTGAAGCCGTTAAAGGAGCAGTACATCGTCTTGGCTTCAGTGAAATTGATGAAATCCGGATTGGCAAATACTTTGAAATCAAAGTCAGAAAATCAGCACGACCGGTTGAAACAGTAATTGAAGAGATCTGTGATAAATTACTAGCTAACGTTAATATGGAAACTTATCGATATGAAATCGGAGAGGAAGTCTAA
- the purK gene encoding 5-(carboxyamino)imidazole ribonucleotide synthase has protein sequence MMNLNKPLLPGQMIGIIGGGQLGRMMALSAREMGFRVGVLDPTVDCPAAQVADWHLLADYDDIEALEELAKRSQVLTYEFENVDVGALIQVQDLVSIPQGTDLLAITQDRLLEKSFLEENNIVIAPYATIVSPTDIQDAIDGIGYPCVLKTTRGGYDGKGQFVLYSTSDLAPSMNILREGTCVLEAWIPYEKEISVLVSGNGKGEITVFPVVENIHRNNILHETIAPARVDEEVVVEAQRIARVIAESVDLAGTLAVEMFLTSDGGIYVNELAPRPHNSGHYSIEACSMSQFDAHIRGICGWPLPEVDLLSEAVMVNILGNEIYETMDVISEKPDWHFHYYGKAEAKKDRKMGHITVLTEDIFETLEDIYQTNIWD, from the coding sequence GTGATGAACTTGAATAAACCTCTATTACCAGGACAAATGATCGGTATTATAGGTGGCGGACAATTAGGCAGGATGATGGCTCTTAGCGCACGTGAAATGGGTTTTCGTGTGGGGGTTTTAGATCCGACTGTTGACTGTCCTGCTGCTCAAGTCGCTGATTGGCATTTGTTAGCTGATTATGATGACATAGAAGCTTTAGAAGAACTAGCAAAACGCTCGCAAGTTCTAACATACGAATTTGAGAATGTTGATGTTGGAGCATTGATACAAGTTCAAGATTTAGTAAGCATTCCTCAAGGAACAGATCTTTTAGCCATTACACAAGATCGCTTACTTGAAAAGTCTTTTTTAGAAGAAAATAATATTGTTATTGCTCCTTATGCTACGATTGTAAGCCCAACAGATATTCAAGATGCTATTGATGGTATCGGTTATCCATGTGTGCTGAAAACAACTCGTGGCGGCTATGATGGAAAAGGTCAGTTTGTATTATATAGCACTTCTGATTTGGCTCCTTCGATGAATATACTGAGAGAAGGAACGTGTGTTTTAGAAGCTTGGATTCCATACGAAAAGGAAATATCAGTATTGGTAAGCGGCAATGGGAAAGGCGAGATTACTGTTTTTCCAGTAGTTGAAAATATTCACCGAAATAACATCTTACATGAAACGATTGCTCCAGCAAGAGTAGATGAAGAAGTGGTCGTTGAAGCGCAACGAATTGCTCGTGTCATTGCAGAATCCGTTGATTTGGCTGGTACTTTGGCCGTGGAGATGTTTTTAACAAGTGACGGTGGTATTTATGTAAATGAGCTAGCGCCTAGACCCCATAATTCTGGTCATTATTCTATTGAAGCATGTTCGATGAGTCAATTTGATGCGCACATTCGCGGGATTTGCGGGTGGCCGCTTCCGGAAGTGGATCTTTTATCAGAGGCTGTAATGGTCAATATTTTGGGAAATGAAATCTATGAAACAATGGATGTTATTTCCGAAAAACCTGACTGGCATTTTCACTATTATGGTAAGGCAGAAGCCAAAAAAGACAGGAAAATGGGTCATATCACTGTTTTGACAGAGGATATTTTTGAGACCTTAGAAGATATATATCAAACCAATATTTGGGATTAA
- the purC gene encoding phosphoribosylaminoimidazolesuccinocarboxamide synthase, whose translation MRNDVLLYEGKAKKLFKTDDPKVLRVEYLDQATALNGGRKDIVEGKASLNNQITSLIFKQIKQNGIQNHFIRKISKHEQLVEMLEIIPLEVVIRNVSAGSFANRLAILEGKILDYPVLEFYYKDDHLDDPLINDDHVKIMNIATEQEITFIKHEAHRINKVLIELFSEVGIRLIDFKIEFGRRADGTIILADEITPDTCRLWDDKTKDHLDKDVYRRKLGDMIPVYQEVLIRLEKVFN comes from the coding sequence ATAAGAAATGACGTTCTATTGTACGAAGGAAAAGCCAAAAAGCTATTTAAAACGGATGATCCTAAGGTGTTGAGAGTCGAGTATCTCGATCAAGCAACTGCATTGAATGGTGGTCGTAAAGATATTGTAGAAGGAAAAGCCAGTTTGAACAATCAGATAACATCACTTATTTTTAAACAAATTAAGCAAAACGGCATACAAAATCACTTTATTAGAAAAATATCTAAACACGAACAATTGGTGGAGATGCTTGAGATTATTCCATTGGAAGTGGTCATTAGAAATGTTTCTGCAGGTAGTTTTGCGAACCGGCTAGCCATTTTAGAAGGCAAAATACTTGATTATCCGGTCCTAGAGTTTTACTACAAAGATGATCATTTGGATGATCCGCTGATTAATGATGATCATGTTAAGATTATGAATATTGCGACAGAACAAGAGATTACATTTATAAAACACGAGGCGCATAGGATAAATAAAGTATTGATTGAATTGTTTTCAGAGGTGGGAATTCGTTTGATCGATTTTAAGATAGAGTTTGGTCGAAGAGCAGATGGAACGATAATACTTGCAGATGAGATAACACCTGACACGTGCCGATTATGGGATGACAAAACAAAAGATCATTTAGATAAAGATGTATATCGAAGAAAATTAGGAGATATGATTCCAGTTTATCAAGAGGTTTTGATTCGATTAGAAAAAGTATTCAACTAA